From the Fibrobacter sp. UWB11 genome, one window contains:
- a CDS encoding MoxR family ATPase: protein MDIQELSEKIRQQSSFCMNLLHEVEDTVIGQKAMVESILTGILADGHVLLEGLPGLAKTTAVKAFADAVSLDFKRIQFTPDLLPADLLGTTIYNAREAKFETRKGPLFTNLVLADEINRAPSKVQSALLEAMQERHITIGDETFKLDEPFLVLATQNPIEQEGTYPLPEAQVDRFLLKVKVSYPNKADEMKILDAVSGAGLRQPKAVATKEDILKARELVKQVYVDERVREYIVNLVLATRDPGSIKRSDLVGFVEVGASPRASIGLAQASKAHAFIQGRAYVTPEDVKAVAMEVLRHRVILSYEAEAEEVTAETVVQKILDSVEVP, encoded by the coding sequence ATGGATATTCAGGAACTTTCGGAAAAGATTAGACAGCAGAGTTCTTTTTGCATGAACTTGCTGCATGAAGTTGAAGATACGGTGATTGGCCAGAAGGCTATGGTCGAAAGCATTCTGACGGGCATTTTGGCAGATGGCCACGTGCTTTTGGAAGGTCTTCCGGGCCTTGCCAAGACAACTGCGGTGAAGGCTTTTGCAGATGCCGTGTCGCTCGACTTCAAGCGTATCCAGTTTACTCCTGATTTGCTGCCGGCAGACTTGCTCGGTACGACGATTTATAACGCCCGTGAAGCAAAGTTCGAAACGCGCAAGGGCCCGCTCTTTACGAACCTTGTGCTTGCTGATGAAATTAACCGTGCTCCGTCGAAGGTGCAGAGTGCTTTGCTCGAAGCTATGCAGGAACGCCACATCACGATTGGCGATGAAACGTTCAAGCTTGATGAACCGTTCTTGGTGCTTGCAACGCAGAACCCGATTGAACAGGAAGGTACGTATCCGCTGCCGGAAGCTCAGGTGGACCGTTTTCTCTTGAAGGTAAAGGTGAGCTACCCGAACAAGGCAGACGAAATGAAGATTCTCGATGCTGTTTCGGGTGCAGGACTCCGCCAGCCGAAGGCTGTTGCAACGAAGGAAGACATTTTGAAGGCTCGCGAGCTTGTGAAGCAGGTTTATGTGGACGAACGCGTGCGCGAATACATCGTGAACTTGGTCTTGGCAACGCGTGATCCGGGTAGCATCAAGCGTAGTGACTTGGTGGGCTTTGTGGAAGTGGGCGCTTCGCCGCGTGCTTCTATTGGCCTTGCCCAGGCTTCGAAGGCTCATGCGTTTATCCAGGGCCGCGCTTACGTGACGCCGGAAGACGTGAAGGCTGTCGCGATGGAAGTGTTGCGCCACCGCGTGATTTTGAGCTACGAAGCCGAAGCAGAAGAAGTCACTGCTGAAACCGTCGTGCAGAAGATTTTGGATTCTGTGGAAGTGCCGTAA
- a CDS encoding TIGR02171 family protein, with product MRRLFACFLLCVVLASCSDSHGNGRENPAVGVDSESTPVIVLDSLREGMMKIVPNGASVLLGKNLVRVKLDSAYSLGIHEVTCAEFDKIAKDEDWYFALDCANDKLPVTNVSYYDVVLFANAYSRLFGYDSVYAYHRPFFNAKGHCINLEGLEVLSDVEGFRLPTEAEWVMAASQSWNPEKYSWNSTNSNFELHEPCMFPDSVGFCDLAGNALELTNDWFGSLEKVVKGGMMVQAPSEMNLNTRGDVYPVTPSTLSGYIGFRLAFGKIPEATGLDEQNGVATNYMKMMAFSSDVREKVGTYHSKLAFRNNVTGNLVYIDYDGRSPGAIEIFDTVQVFHPDISPDGSKVAFCTGIEGVDGPSSVYVRNLDANDGGLVKLDVEKAVIPRWHVSEGGDTSIVFVDNASDNSDDAEFLARGTWIIPFSNGKFGQAKKLMDGAYHSGVSQSLNRAVSGARRLRVHVNGKDDVWYNGEQACNASLSKDGLNQTLFLDFGGSTGRSFANEKYGVHERLLVADSNGKMVQAIPAPKGFSFDHSEWVNRDNLAVVSLVDFQGEHAKLALVNVLDSSVTELVEGEDLWHPNMWVMPKNTFGNKDLDLDSAGVYWDPIYQGGERAASLKMRMFWDEHDSLEVIAVGTSRTERGFDPTQISKSALNFGYVGGSLWASLYLMDNYFIPHAKNLKYLIVEISYDLMHNSKASRMQNAFGQAPGYFYDRNHNFWKEGLPQSFVRFVDANVGYTRADSLNYVYMKGLLVLEPGYWSDNPEIKNDSAMLASWQKNYDNSVDSLTAFIDSTQNKGFKIIGLVYPQSPGYANTGSFGRHGTKRSQALKTAAYFDSLAQVYPHFIMVDENKFGMHDYTDDMANDCDHLSFVGAKHLSTRLDSLIKTLEK from the coding sequence ATGAGAAGATTGTTTGCGTGTTTCCTTTTATGCGTGGTTCTTGCGTCATGCTCGGATTCGCATGGGAATGGACGTGAAAATCCGGCTGTGGGTGTCGATTCGGAGTCGACTCCTGTAATCGTGCTGGATTCTCTTCGTGAAGGAATGATGAAAATTGTACCTAACGGCGCTTCTGTTTTGTTAGGCAAGAATCTTGTGCGCGTAAAGCTGGATTCCGCTTACTCGCTAGGAATTCATGAAGTGACATGCGCTGAATTCGATAAAATTGCCAAGGATGAGGACTGGTACTTTGCATTGGATTGTGCAAATGATAAGTTGCCTGTAACTAATGTGTCCTATTATGATGTTGTCCTTTTTGCAAATGCGTATAGCAGGTTGTTTGGATATGATTCGGTTTATGCGTACCATAGGCCCTTTTTTAATGCGAAAGGTCATTGCATTAATTTAGAAGGACTTGAAGTTCTTTCCGATGTAGAAGGTTTTCGTTTACCGACCGAAGCGGAATGGGTGATGGCCGCATCGCAGTCATGGAATCCTGAAAAGTATAGTTGGAATTCTACAAATTCGAATTTTGAACTCCATGAGCCGTGCATGTTCCCTGATTCGGTTGGCTTTTGTGATTTGGCGGGGAACGCTCTTGAACTGACAAATGATTGGTTTGGTTCGCTTGAAAAAGTCGTCAAGGGGGGTATGATGGTTCAGGCTCCTTCTGAAATGAACCTGAATACTCGTGGAGATGTTTATCCTGTAACTCCTTCGACGTTATCTGGGTATATAGGATTTCGTTTGGCGTTTGGAAAAATTCCTGAAGCCACTGGATTAGATGAGCAAAATGGTGTTGCAACAAATTACATGAAGATGATGGCTTTCTCGTCGGATGTTCGTGAGAAGGTGGGAACATACCATTCGAAACTTGCTTTTAGAAACAATGTGACAGGCAATTTGGTTTATATTGATTATGATGGCAGAAGTCCAGGTGCTATAGAAATTTTTGATACGGTTCAAGTATTTCATCCTGATATTTCGCCTGATGGAAGCAAGGTTGCTTTTTGCACGGGGATAGAAGGTGTTGATGGCCCCTCTTCGGTATATGTAAGAAACTTGGATGCAAATGATGGTGGCCTTGTAAAGCTCGATGTTGAAAAGGCTGTGATTCCACGTTGGCATGTAAGTGAAGGTGGCGATACTTCGATTGTGTTTGTCGACAATGCATCCGATAATAGCGATGATGCGGAATTCTTAGCTCGCGGGACATGGATTATTCCTTTTTCAAACGGGAAGTTTGGACAAGCGAAGAAACTGATGGATGGTGCGTACCACAGCGGTGTTTCGCAAAGTTTGAATCGAGCTGTATCGGGAGCGCGTAGGTTGCGCGTGCATGTGAATGGAAAAGATGATGTATGGTATAATGGTGAGCAGGCTTGCAATGCGTCACTTTCGAAGGATGGCTTGAATCAGACGCTGTTTTTGGATTTTGGCGGTTCTACAGGGAGGTCTTTTGCAAATGAAAAATACGGGGTGCATGAACGCTTGCTTGTTGCGGATAGCAATGGTAAAATGGTACAGGCAATTCCTGCGCCAAAAGGTTTTTCGTTTGATCATTCTGAATGGGTGAATCGCGATAATCTAGCTGTTGTATCGCTTGTTGATTTTCAAGGAGAACATGCAAAACTTGCGTTAGTGAATGTTCTTGATTCTAGCGTGACCGAGTTGGTCGAAGGCGAAGATTTGTGGCACCCTAATATGTGGGTGATGCCCAAGAATACGTTTGGAAATAAAGATCTTGATTTGGATAGTGCAGGCGTGTACTGGGACCCTATTTATCAAGGCGGTGAAAGAGCTGCAAGCTTGAAAATGCGCATGTTTTGGGACGAGCATGATTCTTTAGAAGTGATAGCCGTAGGAACATCCCGCACTGAAAGGGGATTTGACCCAACGCAGATATCAAAATCGGCTCTTAATTTTGGATACGTTGGTGGGAGTCTTTGGGCATCACTCTATTTGATGGATAATTATTTTATTCCGCATGCTAAAAATTTAAAGTATTTGATTGTTGAAATATCGTATGATTTGATGCATAATTCTAAGGCTAGTAGAATGCAGAATGCGTTTGGACAGGCTCCGGGTTATTTTTATGACAGAAACCATAATTTCTGGAAAGAAGGTCTGCCTCAATCATTTGTTCGCTTTGTCGATGCCAATGTTGGCTATACAAGAGCCGATTCTTTGAATTATGTGTATATGAAGGGCTTGCTGGTGTTGGAACCCGGCTATTGGAGTGACAATCCAGAGATTAAGAATGATTCTGCCATGCTCGCAAGTTGGCAAAAAAATTATGACAATAGTGTGGATAGCTTGACTGCCTTTATTGACAGCACGCAAAACAAAGGCTTTAAAATTATTGGACTTGTTTATCCGCAGTCTCCTGGTTATGCAAATACGGGCAGTTTTGGGCGGCATGGAACCAAGCGGAGCCAAGCTTTAAAAACGGCGGCCTATTTTGATTCTTTAGCGCAAGTGTATCCGCATTTTATAATGGTGGACGAAAATAAATTTGGGATGCATGACTATACGGATGATATGGCAAATGATTGCGACCATCTGAGTTTTGTTGGTGCAAAACATTTGTCTACTCGTTTAGATTCGTTGATAAAAACGCTGGAAAAGTAG
- the dinD gene encoding DNA damage-inducible protein D gives MKSEDIKTLFEKFQAIACEYQGVECWSARELAVLLGYNQWRNFEGAIEKAKESCINASESELYHFAGVSKMVPLGSGSVREVDDYMLTRYACYLIAQNGDSRKPEISFAQNYFAVQTRVAEIVEDRIHELERVQAREKLAHTEKVLSGVLFERGVDSKGFAVIRSKGDQALFNIDTNLLKRKYNVPASRPLADFLPTVSIKAKDLAAEMTSVKTQTKNLFGQKKIEKEHVDNNRAVRKMLLDRGIVPENLPASEDVKKVARRLKATDASLLKFQKKKK, from the coding sequence ATGAAGTCTGAAGATATCAAGACTCTGTTCGAAAAGTTCCAAGCTATTGCTTGCGAATACCAAGGGGTGGAATGTTGGAGTGCCCGAGAACTAGCTGTTCTGCTAGGTTACAATCAATGGCGTAATTTTGAAGGTGCTATTGAAAAAGCTAAGGAAAGTTGTATAAATGCAAGTGAAAGTGAGTTATACCATTTTGCTGGCGTCAGCAAAATGGTCCCCCTTGGTAGTGGTTCTGTTCGTGAAGTTGATGATTATATGCTTACTCGATATGCTTGTTACTTGATTGCTCAGAACGGTGATTCTCGCAAGCCGGAAATTTCTTTTGCGCAGAATTACTTTGCTGTGCAGACTCGTGTGGCGGAAATTGTTGAAGACCGTATTCACGAATTGGAGCGTGTGCAGGCGAGGGAAAAGCTTGCGCATACCGAAAAGGTCCTCTCGGGAGTATTGTTTGAACGAGGTGTAGATAGCAAGGGCTTTGCCGTTATCCGTTCCAAGGGCGATCAGGCGTTGTTCAACATTGATACGAATCTCTTAAAGCGTAAGTATAATGTCCCTGCGAGTCGCCCGCTGGCAGATTTTTTGCCTACGGTAAGTATCAAGGCTAAGGATCTTGCTGCGGAAATGACTTCTGTCAAAACTCAAACAAAAAATCTTTTTGGACAAAAGAAAATTGAGAAGGAACATGTGGATAACAATCGCGCTGTCCGCAAAATGCTTCTTGATCGTGGTATTGTTCCCGAAAATTTGCCTGCAAGTGAAGATGTTAAGAAGGTGGCGCGTCGTTTGAAAGCGACTGACGCGTCTCTTTTGAAATTTCAAAAAAAGAAAAAGTAA
- a CDS encoding T9SS type A sorting domain-containing protein encodes MNKKIFAASALFAVSAAFAGEFETWYGGYGESQIQTGLGNGSGTHGYWYSYNDNDDGGNSKVVWPVESDEFNSNSGSDPVIEHCGGICGSAVLDKGILTYNPFVGIGFNVVGEDASGNPVPGDASAWGGLCITYTSSVAPSLELGLGEFDATIGYANPATFLSKAASASTSKAIPWSGFTQPSWYKGTTKISGEEAAKQLVSVKFKMQAQPGTYDFNICAIGPYDGSCPQSCGCCGPSLPYDAINSVRGPSNAKATLLGRNLGISGVNLAATVEVKNIQGQVVAKGSIDNGSTLDLSSLDVGVYMVQVTGKSVNFVDKIVLK; translated from the coding sequence ATGAACAAGAAGATTTTTGCCGCTTCGGCGTTGTTCGCTGTTTCTGCCGCATTCGCAGGTGAGTTTGAAACGTGGTACGGTGGATACGGGGAATCTCAGATTCAAACGGGCCTTGGTAATGGATCCGGTACTCATGGGTATTGGTACAGCTATAATGACAATGACGATGGTGGTAATTCGAAGGTTGTATGGCCGGTTGAATCTGACGAATTTAATTCCAATTCTGGGAGTGATCCTGTAATCGAGCACTGCGGTGGTATCTGTGGTTCGGCGGTTCTCGATAAAGGCATTTTGACCTATAATCCGTTCGTTGGAATCGGTTTCAACGTTGTTGGTGAAGACGCTTCTGGTAATCCGGTTCCAGGTGATGCTTCCGCTTGGGGTGGCCTCTGCATTACTTATACTTCTTCTGTTGCTCCGTCTCTTGAACTTGGTCTCGGCGAGTTTGACGCTACAATTGGTTACGCAAATCCGGCAACTTTTCTTTCGAAGGCGGCCTCAGCTTCTACATCCAAGGCTATTCCTTGGTCTGGCTTTACGCAGCCTTCCTGGTACAAGGGGACTACGAAAATTTCAGGTGAGGAGGCTGCAAAACAGCTTGTTTCGGTGAAATTTAAGATGCAGGCTCAGCCGGGGACGTATGACTTTAACATCTGCGCTATTGGCCCGTACGATGGATCTTGCCCGCAAAGCTGTGGCTGTTGCGGTCCTAGTCTACCTTATGATGCGATTAATTCAGTTCGAGGACCATCCAATGCCAAGGCAACCCTCTTGGGGCGTAATCTCGGCATTTCCGGCGTAAATTTAGCCGCTACGGTCGAGGTCAAGAACATCCAGGGGCAAGTAGTCGCCAAGGGCTCCATTGACAATGGCTCTACGCTAGACCTTTCTTCTCTCGATGTTGGCGTGTACATGGTCCAAGTGACCGGCAAATCCGTCAATTTTGTGGACAAAATTGTGCTGAAGTAA
- a CDS encoding acyltransferase — protein sequence MIIDKEKAKHRAAGLDLFRVVAAIMVLLFHCNIHHESSFGPLTGFVSMSAIFMTGFFMLSGFVLFRTYRERELFQKDALKNFYLKRVFGIFPLYLFVAVLYVVTLGQESVFQNLVLLPIELLGLQSVFSTLFPVSHNGGTWFISCLLFAYLAFPLMQEVVKQWGICAKIVAIGLSLFILFWSPLVVHTFSTDSIYSNPFFRGLEFFIGVVLASLSVNVKWFATWKAFVVEAVLLVAGVSIAVRLNLFVGNYMLYDWIAVPLFGCMALTLAGLKSPHLQNSSVLRYASAASYAFFLAQTFNTEIENGLFAACGIQNNVLQITVSIALCSLIAVALHEFVEKPCARMLKKKLSKLS from the coding sequence ATGATTATTGATAAGGAAAAGGCGAAACATCGTGCAGCGGGGCTCGACTTATTTCGGGTGGTAGCTGCCATTATGGTGCTGCTGTTCCATTGCAATATTCACCATGAAAGCAGTTTTGGACCGCTGACGGGATTCGTCTCGATGAGTGCGATTTTCATGACCGGATTCTTTATGCTTTCCGGATTCGTCTTGTTCCGCACTTACCGAGAACGTGAACTTTTTCAGAAGGATGCACTCAAGAATTTTTACCTGAAACGCGTTTTTGGGATTTTTCCTTTGTACTTGTTTGTAGCGGTGTTGTATGTAGTGACCTTGGGGCAAGAATCGGTGTTCCAGAATCTAGTGCTGTTGCCGATTGAGCTGCTTGGATTGCAGAGCGTATTTTCGACGCTGTTTCCGGTGAGCCATAATGGCGGTACTTGGTTTATTTCTTGCCTGCTGTTTGCGTATTTGGCGTTTCCGCTGATGCAAGAAGTTGTAAAGCAGTGGGGGATTTGTGCGAAGATTGTTGCCATTGGCCTAAGCTTGTTTATTTTGTTTTGGTCTCCGTTGGTGGTGCATACATTTTCGACAGATTCCATTTATTCCAATCCGTTTTTTCGCGGGCTGGAATTTTTCATCGGCGTGGTTTTAGCGTCGCTTTCCGTGAATGTAAAGTGGTTCGCTACTTGGAAAGCGTTTGTCGTGGAGGCTGTTCTTTTAGTTGCAGGTGTTTCGATTGCTGTGCGGCTCAATCTTTTCGTGGGTAATTACATGCTTTACGATTGGATTGCGGTGCCGCTGTTTGGCTGTATGGCGTTGACGCTTGCGGGGCTCAAGTCACCGCATTTGCAGAACTCATCTGTGTTGCGGTATGCGAGTGCGGCGAGCTATGCGTTTTTCTTGGCGCAAACATTCAATACTGAAATCGAAAATGGGCTGTTCGCAGCATGCGGAATCCAGAACAATGTATTACAAATTACGGTGTCGATTGCACTTTGTTCGCTTATCGCTGTTGCATTGCATGAGTTTGTCGAAAAACCTTGTGCAAGGATGCTGAAAAAGAAATTGTCAAAGCTATCGTAG
- a CDS encoding RDD family protein: MEQKRIIACFIDFLIAAAISNIPFILLVMLPLIQRNGQMEPKELMAKTLLASLIAMQYLIFRDVPSGGSIGKKVMKLKVVDIETQAPVSTGRRILRNVTWLLSWIEIFAFIITKKRIGDRIAKTTVVPISKQQ; encoded by the coding sequence ATGGAACAAAAAAGAATTATCGCCTGCTTTATTGATTTTTTAATCGCAGCCGCAATAAGCAACATACCCTTCATCCTGTTAGTCATGCTACCACTGATTCAAAGGAACGGGCAAATGGAACCTAAGGAACTAATGGCAAAGACCTTACTTGCATCATTAATCGCAATGCAGTATCTCATATTCCGCGATGTTCCAAGCGGCGGCAGCATCGGAAAAAAAGTGATGAAATTGAAAGTCGTTGATATCGAAACGCAGGCGCCCGTTTCCACCGGCAGAAGAATCCTCCGAAACGTCACTTGGCTGTTAAGCTGGATAGAAATTTTCGCATTCATAATTACAAAGAAAAGAATTGGTGATAGAATCGCAAAGACCACCGTTGTTCCCATATCCAAACAACAGTAA
- a CDS encoding glycosyl hydrolase family 8, whose protein sequence is MVCKKILLPVLIGSAFFFGACGDDAAPSAPNPTPSSTVVPLPGLSSSSFAPIPMSSTPVPTSSAPVPASSATPAPIGTYAPLATTANPAFAVNHYALWKSFHYTTEEQEMITYPTLATEFNVVFPAVYMPAGRVVWSSQTGYYKSYCSDNTTTVPNMKTRACTVSEGIGYGMLLAYFNGDDDTFLRLWNYSRAFREYSNRKLMPWITQSFHWTEVDNSSATDADEDIATALILMYFKSGNALYLQDAMSLINAIWDAEVNPTNLLIYSGDEDMWKGANPVYNLSYFSPVALRLFAIVDVAHNWTGVLNAMYAYMQQVQNAGTGVFPDWSDGAGNAIKPANGSANTTYWQFNKESVRIPWRIAWDYYWYQDARALAVLSTLNSFISKKASGDPNNMALAVNYSWNLAVGADYTSNTVVPSQWYGAWCATGIAGNATWLSTCTTGLNAKVPSLTTQSYFSDILLTMYSALLNGLFVRPAGV, encoded by the coding sequence ATGGTTTGCAAAAAAATCCTGTTGCCTGTTTTGATTGGCTCAGCATTTTTCTTTGGCGCCTGCGGTGATGATGCCGCTCCGAGCGCTCCTAATCCGACCCCGAGTTCTACAGTTGTTCCGCTTCCGGGTTTGTCTAGCAGTTCCTTTGCCCCGATCCCGATGAGTTCTACTCCGGTACCGACTAGTTCTGCTCCGGTTCCGGCAAGCTCTGCAACACCGGCTCCGATTGGAACTTATGCTCCGCTTGCAACTACGGCTAACCCGGCTTTTGCTGTTAACCATTATGCGTTGTGGAAGAGTTTCCACTACACGACCGAAGAACAGGAAATGATCACGTACCCGACCCTTGCAACGGAATTTAACGTTGTGTTCCCGGCTGTATATATGCCGGCAGGCCGTGTCGTTTGGTCTAGCCAGACGGGTTATTACAAGAGCTACTGCTCTGATAACACCACTACGGTCCCGAACATGAAGACCCGTGCTTGCACGGTGTCGGAAGGTATCGGTTACGGTATGCTTTTGGCTTACTTCAATGGTGATGATGACACGTTCCTCCGCTTGTGGAATTACAGCAGAGCTTTTAGGGAATATTCCAACAGAAAGCTTATGCCGTGGATCACCCAGTCGTTCCACTGGACCGAAGTCGATAACTCCAGTGCTACTGACGCCGATGAAGATATCGCGACGGCTTTGATCCTTATGTATTTCAAGTCGGGTAACGCCTTGTACTTGCAAGACGCTATGAGCTTGATCAATGCCATTTGGGATGCCGAAGTGAACCCGACGAACTTGCTCATCTACTCTGGTGACGAAGATATGTGGAAGGGCGCAAATCCGGTTTACAACCTGAGTTACTTCTCTCCGGTGGCACTCCGTCTCTTTGCGATCGTGGACGTTGCTCATAACTGGACTGGCGTCTTGAATGCAATGTATGCTTACATGCAGCAGGTCCAGAACGCTGGTACGGGCGTGTTCCCGGACTGGAGCGATGGTGCTGGCAATGCAATCAAGCCTGCTAACGGTTCTGCAAACACGACTTACTGGCAGTTCAACAAGGAATCTGTACGTATCCCGTGGCGTATCGCTTGGGACTACTATTGGTACCAGGATGCTCGCGCTCTCGCAGTACTTTCCACTTTGAACTCCTTCATTTCGAAGAAGGCTAGCGGTGACCCGAATAACATGGCTCTTGCCGTCAACTACTCTTGGAATTTGGCTGTCGGTGCTGACTACACGAGCAATACGGTTGTTCCGTCGCAGTGGTACGGTGCTTGGTGCGCTACGGGCATTGCAGGCAATGCAACATGGCTCTCTACCTGCACGACGGGCTTGAACGCAAAGGTGCCTTCGCTTACGACGCAGAGCTACTTCTCGGATATCTTGCTCACGATGTATTCTGCCTTGCTGAACGGTTTGTTCGTTCGCCCGGCCGGAGTCTAG
- a CDS encoding TfoX/Sxy family protein, with protein MPSSEKFRDYVLAQFKGELRVTTRKMMGEYILYADGKIFGGIYDDRLLVKPVAAAKAMLPDAKLQLPYDGAKPMLRVTAEQIADNGLLVRLLDAMLPELPAAKKKK; from the coding sequence ATGCCGAGTTCTGAAAAGTTCCGTGATTACGTCTTGGCGCAGTTCAAAGGTGAACTACGTGTGACGACCCGCAAGATGATGGGCGAGTACATCCTTTATGCCGATGGAAAAATCTTTGGCGGGATTTACGATGACCGCTTGCTTGTGAAGCCTGTGGCTGCTGCAAAAGCGATGCTCCCGGATGCAAAATTGCAATTGCCGTATGATGGCGCAAAGCCGATGTTGCGTGTTACCGCAGAACAAATTGCAGACAACGGCTTGCTCGTGCGTTTGCTCGACGCCATGCTCCCGGAACTACCCGCTGCTAAAAAGAAAAAGTAA
- a CDS encoding DUF4381 domain-containing protein, whose protein sequence is MKKNANTKAAKPVKAKKAKAEDQEKNADSLLVATQKDSTNVLAVEPDSSNAGSTANELQLPTPEQLGITISTGFSDAPLKVTVGDTIDFPVTVSWSVQGSAILVVPTSSANAKGIMQLGVSQESSRTVKDGKELAQITFNYKIVVQDTGNLNIPAMRFEIPTPMGQSLDLRSDSVPVRAEAPVSMLPIAVGVVVALCLIFAGIWRMRRRAKAKKVLEKWRDSLSAIRERMIVLKQRVMVADSREWLLELEGICKEYAALRFGVKDASTINLDNLVKTGSLEGWEHLVEEFAHARYGGGIRDSFENKETWKLAMTLMDLEEEE, encoded by the coding sequence ATGAAAAAGAACGCAAATACTAAGGCCGCGAAGCCTGTCAAGGCTAAAAAAGCTAAGGCTGAAGATCAAGAAAAAAATGCTGATTCGTTGCTTGTCGCAACACAAAAAGATTCGACGAATGTCCTTGCGGTAGAACCGGATAGTTCAAATGCTGGTAGTACTGCGAACGAACTCCAGCTTCCGACTCCGGAGCAGTTGGGGATTACTATTTCGACTGGATTTTCGGATGCTCCGCTTAAGGTGACTGTGGGCGATACGATTGATTTCCCGGTGACCGTCTCTTGGAGTGTTCAAGGTAGTGCCATTTTGGTGGTGCCGACGAGTTCTGCAAATGCGAAGGGTATTATGCAGTTGGGCGTTTCGCAGGAATCGAGCCGTACGGTCAAGGACGGCAAGGAACTGGCTCAGATTACGTTCAACTACAAGATTGTAGTGCAGGATACGGGTAACTTGAATATCCCGGCAATGCGTTTTGAAATCCCGACACCGATGGGACAGTCGCTCGATTTGCGTAGCGATTCTGTGCCGGTGCGTGCTGAAGCCCCTGTTAGTATGCTTCCGATCGCAGTGGGTGTTGTTGTCGCTTTGTGCCTGATTTTTGCGGGTATTTGGCGCATGCGTCGCAGGGCGAAGGCGAAAAAGGTTCTTGAAAAATGGAGAGATTCTTTATCGGCAATTCGTGAACGCATGATTGTCTTGAAGCAACGTGTGATGGTGGCCGATAGTCGCGAATGGCTCTTGGAACTCGAAGGAATTTGCAAGGAATATGCAGCGCTCCGCTTTGGGGTCAAGGATGCTTCTACGATAAATCTCGACAACCTTGTGAAAACGGGTTCGCTCGAAGGCTGGGAACACCTTGTCGAAGAATTTGCCCATGCCCGCTATGGCGGCGGCATCCGTGACAGCTTCGAAAACAAGGAAACTTGGAAACTTGCCATGACCCTTATGGACTTGGAAGAAGAAGAGTAG